A region of Salinibacter sp. 10B DNA encodes the following proteins:
- a CDS encoding potassium channel protein, which yields MALLVNPWEALMGWLARMDPSRREIFLASLALLVLFAIGTTGYALLEGWSVMDGLYMTFITLSTIGFQEIHTLSDAGRLFTLGLGITGIGLLTFVVARSAQLLLASERLRERQNMKQINELSDHYIICGYGRVGQRLAEDLMAADKPFVVVDISDEEIADLRDKEHLYVQGNAEEEEILKQAGLDRARCLILTLPEDSSNVFVALTAREMNPDLFILARTVDHDNRSKLLHAGADKVIAPSEVGADRMAQVVLRPNVDDFMERVLHANALSLQIDEVEVHPSAPLAGQSLAESNFRQQFDAVVIGIIDAETGNITFNPTPSARIEAGDILIVLGDSEVIHALREKVCTP from the coding sequence ATGGCTTTGTTGGTGAATCCCTGGGAGGCCTTGATGGGCTGGTTGGCCCGGATGGATCCGTCGCGCCGCGAGATCTTTCTGGCGAGCCTTGCTCTGCTGGTGCTCTTCGCGATTGGGACCACCGGGTATGCCCTTCTCGAAGGCTGGTCCGTGATGGATGGGCTCTACATGACGTTCATCACGCTCTCCACAATCGGCTTCCAGGAAATCCATACCCTGTCGGATGCCGGGCGTTTGTTTACACTTGGGCTCGGCATTACGGGCATCGGGCTCCTCACGTTTGTGGTCGCCCGGTCTGCTCAGCTCCTCCTCGCCAGCGAACGCCTCCGCGAACGCCAAAATATGAAGCAAATCAACGAGCTTTCGGATCACTACATCATCTGTGGATACGGCCGCGTAGGACAGCGGCTGGCCGAGGACCTGATGGCGGCGGACAAGCCCTTTGTCGTAGTCGACATCTCCGACGAAGAAATCGCCGATCTTCGGGACAAGGAGCATCTGTACGTTCAGGGGAATGCCGAAGAGGAGGAGATCCTAAAGCAGGCCGGGCTCGATCGGGCCCGCTGCTTGATCCTGACACTGCCCGAGGACAGTAGCAACGTCTTTGTGGCGCTTACCGCCCGGGAAATGAATCCCGATCTTTTTATACTGGCCCGAACGGTGGACCACGACAACCGAAGCAAGCTTCTCCACGCTGGGGCCGACAAGGTGATTGCCCCGAGCGAGGTGGGGGCCGATCGCATGGCGCAGGTCGTCCTCCGTCCCAACGTGGACGATTTTATGGAACGGGTGCTTCATGCCAACGCTCTCAGCCTTCAAATCGACGAGGTGGAGGTACACCCCAGCGCGCCTCTCGCGGGTCAGTCCCTCGCCGAGAGTAATTTTCGGCAGCAGTTCGATGCCGTCGTGATCGGCATCATCGACGCCGAGACGGGCAACATAACATTCAATCCTACCCCCTCGGCTCGCATCGAAGCCGGGGATATTCTCATCGTTCTTGGCGATTCGGAGGTCATCCACGCCCTGCGGGAGAAGGTGTGCACGCCATGA
- a CDS encoding dihydrofolate reductase, translating into MPELVIVAAVAEDNRVIGNDRDLPWHIPEDLQHFKDLTTGHPLIMGRRTFESVVHQFGGPLPDRRMIVLTTQGPIDEYPEVETYASIDAAMEAVSDTELVFIGGGEAIYRQFLPKVDRMELTLVEGEYEGDTYFPPFEHLVGDVFEETAVDPRDGFRFVTYERVDTEEDGS; encoded by the coding sequence ATGCCCGAACTGGTTATTGTCGCCGCCGTCGCCGAAGACAATCGTGTCATCGGCAACGATCGAGACTTGCCCTGGCACATTCCGGAAGATCTTCAGCATTTCAAGGACCTCACGACGGGCCATCCGCTGATCATGGGGCGTCGTACGTTCGAGTCCGTCGTGCACCAGTTCGGCGGTCCCCTGCCCGACCGGCGGATGATCGTGCTTACCACGCAGGGCCCGATCGACGAGTATCCAGAGGTCGAAACCTACGCCTCGATCGATGCGGCGATGGAGGCGGTGTCCGACACAGAGCTTGTATTCATTGGGGGAGGAGAGGCCATCTACCGACAATTCTTACCGAAGGTTGATCGGATGGAGCTGACGCTCGTGGAGGGCGAGTACGAGGGCGACACGTATTTCCCTCCATTTGAGCACCTGGTCGGGGACGTCTTTGAGGAGACGGCCGTGGACCCGCGCGACGGCTTTCGGTTCGTGACCTACGAGCGGGTGGACACCGAGGAGGACGGGTCGTGA
- a CDS encoding DUF1080 domain-containing protein, whose protein sequence is MRVRHTLILSLLASLIVILGACGTGQEESTNASSSATATLPLTEHPDTTGWDLLFQPDFSDAILDTANSWTMEEGVLVANDHSTIWSDTTYGDFVLDFEVRTPDGTNSGVFFRTADRADILSALELQMYNPPGPDAEADSAHRYGGKNGLAALYDLKGPTGGTPKPAGEWNRFTVTARDSMIYVVMNGEQVHEVNLNNWTEPGLTPEGEEHKFDRALMNQAESGPIGIQGIHSENEVSVEYRNLRIRRLEE, encoded by the coding sequence ATGCGTGTACGACACACCCTTATTCTCTCTCTTCTTGCCAGTCTCATTGTGATCCTCGGCGCGTGTGGAACCGGGCAGGAGGAATCCACGAATGCGTCCTCCTCGGCCACGGCAACCCTTCCCCTCACCGAACATCCGGACACAACGGGCTGGGATCTGCTCTTCCAGCCCGACTTCTCCGACGCCATACTGGATACCGCGAATAGCTGGACCATGGAGGAGGGGGTCCTGGTTGCAAACGATCACAGCACCATTTGGAGCGACACCACCTACGGGGATTTTGTCCTCGATTTTGAGGTGCGCACGCCCGACGGTACCAATAGTGGGGTGTTTTTCCGAACGGCCGACCGGGCCGACATCCTCTCGGCGCTTGAGCTACAAATGTACAACCCGCCAGGGCCGGACGCGGAGGCCGACTCTGCCCATCGGTACGGGGGCAAAAACGGACTGGCCGCCCTATACGACTTGAAGGGACCGACGGGAGGGACTCCGAAACCGGCCGGTGAGTGGAATCGCTTTACGGTCACCGCACGCGATTCCATGATCTATGTGGTTATGAACGGCGAGCAGGTCCACGAAGTGAACCTCAACAACTGGACGGAGCCCGGCCTGACGCCCGAAGGTGAAGAGCATAAGTTTGACCGGGCGCTCATGAATCAGGCCGAGAGCGGTCCCATTGGGATTCAGGGAATCCATAGCGAAAATGAGGTGTCGGTCGAGTACAGAAATCTCAGAATCCGACGGCTTGAGGAGTAG
- a CDS encoding DoxX family protein has translation MLRYRTLINWIDENREVVLDLVRIYLGIGLFVRGILFISASQGLETLVDLSEFSMASAALAHYVSFAHLFGGLMLAAGLLTRLAALTQIPILIGAVFLVHLQEGLLSANQSLEFSALVLFLLGVVFVFGSGPWSADRYVFEHEPELQDQDPEPWWRDDDFEDREAVPRDGGVGEPADPADLSASSTAKTATKQSAIDKAEMITCGCGHDLSHPRVTAKPRYGWNAGFFFMLGISAPVKEVDFVCEKCNTVMKRTRDAKILRQYRWHTS, from the coding sequence ATGCTACGCTACCGAACCCTCATCAACTGGATCGATGAAAATCGCGAGGTGGTGCTCGACCTCGTGCGAATCTATCTCGGGATCGGCCTCTTCGTCCGCGGCATTCTCTTTATCTCGGCGTCGCAGGGGCTGGAGACACTCGTCGATCTCTCGGAGTTTTCGATGGCCTCGGCGGCGCTCGCACACTACGTCAGCTTTGCCCACTTGTTTGGGGGTCTCATGCTCGCGGCGGGCCTGCTCACCCGCCTAGCGGCCCTTACCCAAATCCCTATTCTCATCGGAGCGGTCTTCCTCGTCCACCTGCAGGAGGGACTCCTGTCGGCCAACCAGTCGCTGGAGTTTTCGGCGCTCGTGCTTTTCCTTCTCGGGGTGGTGTTCGTCTTTGGGAGCGGTCCATGGTCGGCCGATCGATATGTGTTTGAGCACGAACCCGAACTTCAGGACCAAGACCCGGAGCCGTGGTGGCGCGACGACGATTTTGAGGACCGGGAGGCCGTTCCGAGGGATGGGGGCGTGGGCGAACCAGCGGACCCGGCCGACCTATCCGCCTCTTCCACTGCGAAAACGGCTACCAAGCAGTCCGCCATTGACAAGGCGGAGATGATCACCTGTGGATGTGGCCACGACCTCTCCCATCCTCGGGTGACGGCCAAGCCGCGCTATGGATGGAACGCCGGTTTCTTCTTCATGCTCGGCATTTCGGCCCCCGTGAAGGAAGTCGACTTCGTTTGCGAGAAGTGCAATACGGTCATGAAGCGTACCCGCGACGCCAAGATCCTGCGTCAGTATCGCTGGCATACGTCGTGA
- a CDS encoding cation-transporting P-type ATPase, with translation MENITDDSSLETSAPPSSASAWWTQSGDESARELGVDPETGLDPSEVAQRRAEFGPNELRRHESVSPWTILANQFKSLIIALLGAAAIVAFLAGDVLEAWAVVVVIVINTAIGFGTELRAVRSMEALRELGHVDARVRRDGDTQIVSAESLVPGDIVVLEGGDVVTADVRLLEASKLQVDESALTGESVPVDKQVEPVPEDTPLAERASMLYKGTALTRGSGLGVVVGTGMQTELGEISTLVATAESEATPLEERLAELGRKLIGVTMLVIVGVTLSGVLSGKAWVLMIETGLALAVAAIPEGLPIVATIALARGMQRMAHRNALVRRLASVETLGATGVICTDKTGTLTENQMTVKSWALRDETVHLQDGTFTRDEAPIAPTDDERLRAVLEVGMLCTSATYDSASDTGTGDPMEVALLRAGTDAGLTPDALDEEWPRVEEEAFDADVKMMATVHTSNGGHRVAVKGAPEAVLDAATHEATPDGPVPLNDEARTRWMERNEAMAQEGLRIIALAQKTVDDPTASPYEDLTLLSLVGLYDPPRDDVQQAIEQCRSAGIDVVMITGDQPATAQGIAHAVGLVDHAEAPVIHGRDLQVPEKLNDEERHRQLSTRLFARASPSQKLDLIELHQRAGRTVAMTGDGVNDAPALKKADIGIAMGQRGTQVAREAADMVLQDDAFSTIVAAVEQGRVIFRNIRRFVYYLMSCNVGEVAVVGLATILGTQLPILPLQILFLNLVTDVFPALALGVGEGDDSTMRRPPRPPSEPVLQRRHWIGIAGYGAVFAGAVLGALFWATRGLGLSGESAVTISFLTLAFGQLWHVFNMRPPEASLLRNDVTRNGYVWGALALCTGLLLVATYVPPIAAVLAIEPPSAAGWGIIALMSLLPLVVGQLALTLRARYSPRTS, from the coding sequence ATGGAAAATATCACGGACGACTCCTCCCTGGAGACTTCTGCTCCTCCCTCCTCGGCGTCGGCCTGGTGGACCCAATCCGGAGACGAAAGCGCTCGTGAGCTGGGGGTCGACCCCGAAACGGGACTCGATCCCTCCGAGGTGGCCCAGCGTCGAGCGGAGTTCGGCCCAAATGAGCTCCGTCGACACGAATCCGTGAGCCCATGGACGATCCTCGCCAATCAGTTCAAAAGCCTTATTATCGCGCTGCTGGGAGCGGCGGCGATTGTTGCGTTTCTGGCAGGAGACGTGCTGGAGGCCTGGGCTGTCGTCGTCGTTATCGTCATCAATACGGCCATTGGATTCGGAACCGAGCTGCGGGCGGTACGGTCGATGGAGGCGTTGCGTGAGCTGGGCCACGTCGATGCCCGCGTTCGCCGCGATGGCGACACGCAGATCGTCTCCGCGGAATCGCTCGTGCCCGGCGACATTGTTGTGCTGGAAGGAGGTGATGTCGTGACGGCAGATGTGCGGCTGCTGGAGGCCTCGAAACTGCAGGTCGACGAGTCGGCCCTCACCGGCGAAAGTGTGCCGGTCGACAAACAAGTGGAGCCCGTGCCCGAGGACACGCCCCTCGCCGAACGGGCCTCGATGCTGTACAAGGGCACCGCTCTCACGCGCGGAAGCGGACTCGGGGTCGTGGTGGGAACGGGCATGCAAACAGAGCTGGGAGAAATTTCGACACTCGTAGCAACGGCAGAGTCGGAGGCCACGCCCCTGGAGGAGCGGCTGGCGGAGCTGGGCCGCAAGCTGATCGGCGTGACGATGCTTGTAATCGTGGGCGTGACGCTGAGCGGCGTGCTGTCGGGGAAGGCGTGGGTCTTGATGATTGAAACCGGACTGGCGCTCGCCGTAGCGGCTATTCCCGAAGGGCTGCCGATCGTAGCAACGATCGCCCTGGCGCGCGGGATGCAACGCATGGCCCACCGCAACGCCCTCGTTCGGCGACTCGCCTCGGTTGAAACCCTCGGCGCCACAGGAGTCATCTGTACAGACAAGACCGGCACGCTCACCGAAAATCAGATGACGGTGAAGTCGTGGGCACTCCGAGACGAAACCGTTCATCTACAAGACGGGACGTTCACACGGGACGAGGCCCCGATTGCCCCAACGGACGACGAACGCCTCCGCGCAGTACTGGAGGTGGGCATGCTCTGTACGAGTGCGACCTACGATTCCGCGTCCGACACCGGGACAGGGGACCCCATGGAGGTCGCTCTGCTGCGGGCCGGGACGGACGCCGGCCTTACGCCCGACGCACTGGATGAGGAGTGGCCGCGAGTGGAGGAGGAGGCATTCGACGCAGATGTGAAGATGATGGCGACGGTGCACACGTCCAACGGCGGCCATCGGGTCGCCGTGAAGGGGGCCCCCGAAGCGGTGCTCGACGCGGCCACACACGAAGCAACCCCCGACGGCCCGGTGCCCCTCAACGATGAGGCTCGCACCCGCTGGATGGAGCGCAACGAAGCAATGGCCCAGGAAGGCCTACGGATCATCGCCCTTGCTCAAAAAACGGTAGACGACCCGACTGCTTCTCCATACGAAGATTTGACCCTTCTCAGCCTCGTAGGGCTTTACGACCCGCCGCGGGACGACGTACAGCAGGCCATCGAGCAGTGCCGCTCTGCCGGCATCGATGTCGTCATGATTACCGGCGACCAACCCGCAACAGCCCAGGGCATTGCGCACGCAGTTGGACTCGTGGACCATGCCGAAGCCCCCGTCATCCACGGGCGCGACCTGCAGGTTCCGGAGAAACTGAACGACGAGGAACGGCACCGTCAACTCAGCACGCGCCTCTTTGCCCGGGCCTCTCCAAGCCAAAAACTGGACCTGATTGAGCTCCATCAGCGGGCGGGCCGCACTGTCGCCATGACGGGCGACGGGGTGAACGATGCCCCGGCCCTGAAAAAAGCCGACATTGGCATCGCGATGGGGCAGCGTGGCACCCAGGTAGCCCGGGAAGCAGCGGACATGGTCCTCCAGGACGATGCGTTCTCCACCATCGTCGCCGCAGTAGAGCAAGGACGGGTGATCTTCCGCAACATCCGACGGTTCGTCTACTACCTCATGTCATGCAACGTAGGCGAAGTGGCGGTGGTGGGCCTTGCAACAATTCTGGGCACCCAACTTCCCATTCTCCCTCTACAGATTCTCTTCCTCAACCTGGTGACCGATGTCTTCCCCGCTCTTGCCCTGGGCGTCGGTGAGGGCGACGACTCCACCATGCGTCGCCCGCCCCGTCCTCCCTCGGAGCCGGTACTGCAACGACGGCACTGGATCGGGATTGCAGGGTACGGCGCAGTGTTCGCCGGAGCGGTGCTCGGTGCCCTGTTCTGGGCCACCCGGGGCCTGGGGCTGTCGGGGGAGTCGGCCGTTACGATCTCGTTTCTTACGCTGGCATTCGGTCAGCTCTGGCACGTCTTCAACATGCGCCCCCCGGAGGCCTCCCTGCTCCGAAATGACGTGACCCGAAACGGGTATGTGTGGGGAGCGCTTGCCCTCTGCACCGGACTTCTGCTGGTGGCAACGTACGTCCCCCCAATTGCAGCGGTCCTCGCCATCGAGCCCCCCTCCGCGGCCGGTTGGGGCATTATCGCCCTTATGAGTCTGCTCCCACTTGTGGTGGGACAACTCGCCCTGACGCTGCGCGCCCGGTACTCGCCCCGCACGTCTTGA
- a CDS encoding patatin-like phospholipase family protein, with product MNDGSSSENGTATLSPPSRSSAALVLGGGGARAAYQTGVLCYVGEAFPEADVPLMTGVSAGSINAAHLAADPAPWAERTADLTSYWEELTMDDVFTPRSLWTMGRSLLKGTPSAKQTLLDTTPLRNYLEKRLPTDGQGQFTGVQENLDSGRLSGLAISTSNYATLQTVTWVQGCSIQSWERPNRVGRRAELGLDHVMASTALPMVFPAVRLNGAWYGDGGLRMLDPLAPAVHLGADRLFVISTRYERSRAEATRSGRTAAYPSLFQMAGILANVLLLDVLEHDAAVLRRINRLVRRLRPDQRGRLRPIDLLVLRPSVDLGALANDYSVNIGGAMGTLLSAVQWQDDPQSDWLSMLLFKPGYLQRLLEIGYNDAKRQHHRIEAFFAREPVGTDGRDHDPSSSVSTRS from the coding sequence ATGAATGACGGATCTTCGTCTGAGAATGGGACCGCTACACTGTCACCACCATCACGTTCATCGGCGGCCCTCGTGCTGGGTGGGGGCGGGGCCCGAGCGGCCTACCAAACCGGGGTGCTCTGCTACGTGGGCGAGGCCTTCCCGGAAGCCGACGTGCCCCTCATGACGGGGGTATCGGCCGGCTCGATCAACGCCGCCCACCTGGCTGCCGACCCGGCGCCGTGGGCCGAACGGACCGCGGACCTCACGTCGTACTGGGAAGAGCTCACGATGGACGACGTGTTTACGCCGCGCTCGCTCTGGACAATGGGCCGATCGCTCCTAAAGGGGACGCCAAGCGCCAAGCAAACCCTTCTGGATACGACGCCCCTCCGAAACTATCTCGAAAAGCGACTGCCAACCGACGGGCAGGGGCAATTTACGGGCGTGCAAGAAAATCTGGACTCGGGACGGCTGAGTGGACTGGCCATCTCCACCTCCAACTACGCCACCCTGCAGACCGTCACCTGGGTGCAGGGCTGCTCCATCCAGAGCTGGGAACGCCCCAACCGCGTAGGTCGACGCGCCGAACTCGGCCTCGATCACGTGATGGCCTCCACCGCCCTTCCGATGGTCTTTCCCGCCGTGCGGCTAAATGGGGCGTGGTACGGCGATGGGGGCCTCCGCATGCTCGATCCGCTTGCCCCCGCCGTGCATCTCGGCGCCGACCGCCTCTTCGTCATCTCGACCCGCTACGAACGATCTCGGGCCGAGGCCACCCGTTCCGGCCGTACCGCCGCCTACCCGTCGCTCTTCCAAATGGCGGGCATCCTCGCCAACGTGTTGCTGCTGGACGTGCTTGAACACGACGCCGCGGTCCTCCGCCGCATCAATCGGCTGGTGCGTCGCCTCCGCCCCGACCAGCGCGGCCGCCTTCGCCCCATCGATCTTCTCGTCCTGCGCCCCTCCGTGGACCTCGGCGCCCTGGCCAACGACTACAGCGTGAACATCGGGGGCGCAATGGGCACGCTCCTCTCGGCCGTCCAGTGGCAGGACGACCCCCAATCCGACTGGTTGAGCATGCTCCTCTTTAAACCCGGCTATCTGCAACGCCTTCTCGAAATCGGCTACAATGACGCCAAGCGCCAACACCACCGCATCGAGGCCTTCTTTGCCCGCGAGCCCGTTGGCACCGACGGACGCGATCACGACCCGTCCTCCTCGGTGTCCACCCGCTCGTAG
- a CDS encoding L,D-transpeptidase, with the protein MSLSLRSLLMSLGGIALLAGISATPVVAQGYFDQYALEDILSTRAEELNDLPDVYYEYVVLDDLSGNHVVARNRFYRRIGDGDTELGRDRSQLIELLNRQSVENTPLGDTLVVPTQFDLDFRAYSPFPRYYPGAHTLSKVFIIHKRVQAFAAYEYGKLARWGIVNTGDPDSTATPNGRFNFNWKQEQRVSTLSPPGEEWNMRWVFNFVASRGIHIHQYSMPTGGPASHGCVRLVDADAKWIYDWAEPWETTKGHIGPSSMRGDLIDQGTMVLVLGEEPEGDPEPFEYKKRYPVLKRVQLPNDPYEVPPGTNQQEIWDERRREARASR; encoded by the coding sequence ATGTCACTCTCTTTGCGTTCCCTCTTGATGTCTCTCGGGGGAATTGCCCTCCTTGCAGGCATTAGCGCCACGCCCGTCGTCGCCCAGGGATACTTTGATCAATATGCCCTCGAAGACATCTTGTCGACACGGGCAGAAGAGCTTAACGATCTTCCCGACGTCTACTACGAATACGTCGTCCTCGACGATTTGAGTGGCAACCACGTCGTGGCCCGCAACCGATTCTACCGCCGCATTGGGGACGGCGACACGGAGCTCGGGCGTGATCGGTCGCAGCTTATTGAGCTCCTCAACCGTCAGAGTGTCGAGAACACGCCCCTCGGCGACACGCTGGTCGTACCTACGCAGTTCGACCTCGACTTTCGGGCGTACTCCCCGTTTCCGCGCTATTACCCAGGGGCGCACACCCTGAGCAAGGTGTTTATCATCCACAAGCGCGTGCAGGCGTTCGCGGCATACGAGTATGGCAAGCTTGCGCGCTGGGGCATCGTGAATACCGGCGATCCCGACTCGACGGCGACGCCCAACGGCCGATTCAACTTTAACTGGAAGCAGGAGCAGCGCGTCTCTACGCTGAGCCCCCCGGGAGAGGAGTGGAATATGCGGTGGGTCTTCAACTTCGTCGCGTCTCGGGGCATCCACATCCACCAGTACTCGATGCCCACCGGCGGCCCGGCCAGTCACGGCTGCGTTCGCCTCGTCGACGCCGACGCGAAGTGGATTTACGACTGGGCCGAGCCCTGGGAAACGACGAAGGGGCACATCGGTCCCAGCTCCATGCGGGGCGATCTCATAGATCAGGGGACGATGGTCCTCGTGCTGGGCGAGGAGCCCGAGGGCGACCCCGAGCCCTTTGAGTACAAGAAGCGGTATCCGGTCCTGAAGCGGGTCCAGCTTCCCAACGATCCGTACGAGGTCCCGCCCGGCACCAACCAGCAGGAAATTTGGGACGAGCGACGACGGGAAGCGCGGGCGTCCCGATAG
- a CDS encoding nucleoside deaminase — protein MSAPFNSTSFLRDALDLAVENVESGLGGPFAALVVEDDTVLARGTNRVTTVHDPTAHAEITAIRAACQERGHFELEGCTLISTCEPCPMCLGAIYWARLDRVVYAATRTDAAQAGFDDDHIYQEIDTPPADRRIPMTQHLETEAQRPFEAWRDYEERVEY, from the coding sequence ATGTCTGCCCCTTTCAATTCTACTTCTTTTCTGCGAGATGCCCTCGATCTGGCCGTTGAAAATGTCGAGTCCGGCCTCGGCGGTCCGTTTGCGGCGCTCGTCGTAGAGGACGACACGGTGCTGGCACGGGGGACGAACCGAGTGACGACCGTCCACGATCCCACGGCCCACGCCGAAATTACGGCCATCCGAGCGGCTTGTCAGGAGCGCGGCCACTTTGAGTTGGAGGGTTGTACTCTCATTTCGACCTGTGAGCCCTGTCCCATGTGCCTGGGCGCCATCTATTGGGCGCGGCTTGACCGCGTCGTTTATGCCGCTACCCGTACCGACGCCGCACAGGCGGGCTTTGACGACGATCACATCTACCAGGAGATCGATACGCCGCCTGCCGATCGCCGCATTCCGATGACGCAGCACTTGGAGACGGAGGCCCAGCGGCCTTTTGAGGCTTGGCGCGACTACGAGGAGCGGGTAGAATACTGA